Proteins from a single region of Candidatus Omnitrophota bacterium:
- a CDS encoding DNA recombination protein RmuC, giving the protein MVWLLTGLFLVLASIIIAIMLKISSQVNESLKTINNSLFEANKVIGQNLGSTASIFGNVQESLGQLKESNERIYEISKDISSLQELLRAPKFRGQIGEAMLENLLSQVLPKAAFQVQYRFKSQEAVDAVINLGGKLVPIDAKFSLENFQRYIEAEEEQLKNSLNKKFIQDVKNRIDEIASKYILPHENTYDFAFMYIPAENVYYEIIIKEDLFSYCISKKVIPVSPNTFYAYLQIICSGLRGFMIEDNAKAILKNLSSISVELDKFKEDFELLGKHLFNANSKYSDSQNKLARFSDRIANIQTKDSK; this is encoded by the coding sequence ATGGTTTGGCTGTTAACAGGTTTATTTTTAGTATTGGCATCCATAATAATAGCGATAATGCTTAAGATTTCATCGCAGGTAAACGAAAGCCTCAAGACTATCAATAACTCGCTGTTTGAGGCAAACAAGGTGATCGGGCAGAATTTAGGCAGCACTGCTTCTATATTCGGAAATGTCCAGGAATCCTTAGGCCAGTTAAAAGAGAGCAATGAGAGGATATATGAAATAAGCAAGGATATCTCAAGCCTGCAGGAATTGCTCCGGGCACCAAAGTTCAGGGGGCAAATCGGGGAGGCAATGCTTGAGAACCTGCTTTCTCAAGTCTTGCCCAAGGCTGCGTTTCAAGTGCAGTATAGGTTTAAGTCTCAGGAAGCAGTTGATGCTGTCATCAACCTGGGGGGAAAGCTTGTCCCTATTGATGCCAAGTTCAGCCTTGAGAATTTCCAGAGGTATATTGAGGCAGAAGAAGAGCAGTTGAAAAACAGCCTTAATAAGAAATTTATCCAGGACGTAAAAAACAGAATAGATGAAATAGCATCGAAGTATATCTTACCTCATGAAAATACATATGATTTTGCATTTATGTATATCCCTGCAGAGAACGTTTATTATGAGATAATAATAAAGGAAGATTTATTTTCGTATTGCATTTCTAAGAAAGTTATACCCGTATCTCCGAATACTTTTTATGCCTACCTGCAGATAATTTGTTCCGGTTTAAGGGGTTTTATGATCGAGGATAATGCCAAGGCTATCCTGAAGAATCTAAGCTCAATAAGCGTTGAATTGGATAAATTCAAAGAAGATTTCGAATTATTGGGAAAACATCTTTTTAACGCTAATAGTAAATATTCGGATTCGCAGAATAAGCTGGCGAGGTTCTCCGATAGGATAGCGAATATCCAAACCAAAGACTCTAAATAG
- a CDS encoding DUF167 domain-containing protein translates to MILSVRVMPKSSRNFVKDEEGCLKVYVSKPAQDGLANEQLIEVLAKHLGVKKYQIKIIKGHRARNKIIEVNA, encoded by the coding sequence ATGATTTTATCTGTCCGAGTCATGCCAAAATCAAGCCGTAATTTTGTCAAAGATGAAGAGGGTTGCCTTAAGGTATATGTTAGTAAGCCCGCCCAGGACGGCTTAGCCAATGAGCAGTTAATCGAAGTACTGGCTAAGCATCTGGGAGTAAAGAAGTACCAGATTAAAATAATCAAGGGCCACAGAGCCAGAAATAAAATTATTGAAGTAAATGCCTG
- the malQ gene encoding 4-alpha-glucanotransferase → MPVDEFREYLLNTPSGNKWRRIGISKKSGVVVPLFSVYSRNSIGIADTGDIKLLIDWCSSTGNSILQFLPLNEVGSTFCPYDSTSSFALEPAYINLNDIPDVGEKQLGEIRAVLRKIFPQIGPHIDYRIKEEKLKALKSIFNSVNNIGAQDSLAAYIRDNSYWLDDFCLYKLLKNLHNGRPWYEWEPDFRDRIEIRLVELKEKYKKEILFEAWLQWLMAMQLKNAKNYAVKNNIFIKGDLPILVSRDSADVWAHPEFFKLDFASGAPPDMYCAKGQRWGMPTYNWDKIRENNFEYIKEKLKYAEGFYDILRIDHVVGVFRIWSIPYGEPLENQGLHGFFDPADDKLWAGQGREILKVMQESTDMLLCAEDLGTIPAVCPETMKELGIPGNDVQRWVKDWQKRHDFLLPDEFRQLSVAMLSTHDTTNWPGWWQDEAGTVDEALFIRKCQSRSIAYEQIKDRLFNHDLSRHGRLRWRRDIDSADKLLNVLGKPKEELADFIEMYENSFMEKEKLWAILKFKGPVREKADSALIKAVFKFILDSEAIFCINIIFDYLAFAGLMNNDPGQYRINYPGSVNRDNWSVTLPLALEDLLKHKSCAELKRMTRKSAR, encoded by the coding sequence ATGCCTGTAGATGAATTTAGGGAATACCTTCTTAACACTCCTTCCGGGAATAAATGGAGGCGTATCGGCATCAGCAAGAAGTCCGGGGTTGTCGTGCCTTTGTTTTCTGTATATTCCCGCAATAGTATCGGTATCGCAGATACCGGTGATATCAAATTATTAATTGATTGGTGTTCGTCTACGGGTAACTCTATCCTGCAATTCCTTCCGTTAAATGAAGTGGGCTCTACTTTTTGCCCATATGATTCCACAAGTTCATTTGCCCTTGAGCCGGCATACATAAATTTAAATGATATACCTGATGTAGGAGAGAAGCAGCTGGGCGAAATTCGCGCCGTATTAAGGAAAATTTTTCCTCAGATCGGCCCGCACATTGATTACAGGATTAAAGAGGAAAAACTCAAAGCCTTAAAAAGCATATTTAACTCGGTAAATAATATAGGTGCGCAAGACAGCCTGGCTGCCTATATCAGAGATAATTCTTATTGGCTTGACGATTTCTGCCTTTATAAGCTGTTGAAAAATTTGCATAATGGCAGGCCCTGGTATGAGTGGGAGCCTGATTTCAGGGATAGGATAGAGATACGTTTGGTTGAACTTAAGGAAAAATATAAGAAAGAAATTTTGTTCGAGGCCTGGCTTCAGTGGCTTATGGCAATGCAACTTAAGAATGCAAAAAACTATGCGGTCAAAAACAATATTTTTATCAAGGGTGATTTGCCGATTTTAGTTTCAAGGGATAGTGCCGACGTATGGGCCCATCCGGAATTCTTTAAGCTTGATTTTGCTTCCGGGGCTCCGCCGGATATGTATTGCGCAAAAGGGCAGCGTTGGGGCATGCCCACATATAACTGGGATAAAATAAGAGAGAATAATTTTGAGTATATAAAAGAGAAGCTCAAATACGCCGAAGGGTTTTATGATATTCTTCGGATCGACCATGTAGTCGGAGTATTCCGCATATGGAGTATTCCCTACGGCGAACCCTTAGAAAATCAGGGCCTGCATGGTTTTTTTGACCCTGCAGATGATAAGCTGTGGGCAGGGCAAGGCAGAGAAATATTAAAGGTCATGCAGGAGAGTACTGATATGCTTTTATGCGCCGAAGATCTCGGCACTATACCTGCCGTTTGCCCGGAGACCATGAAGGAGCTAGGCATACCGGGTAATGATGTTCAGCGGTGGGTTAAGGATTGGCAGAAGAGGCATGATTTTCTTTTGCCTGATGAATTCAGGCAGCTCTCTGTAGCTATGTTATCTACGCACGATACAACAAATTGGCCCGGTTGGTGGCAGGATGAAGCAGGCACCGTAGATGAGGCGTTATTTATAAGAAAATGCCAGAGCCGTTCGATAGCCTATGAGCAAATTAAGGACAGGCTTTTTAATCATGATTTATCCCGTCATGGAAGGCTGCGTTGGCGCAGGGATATAGATTCCGCCGATAAACTTTTAAATGTACTGGGAAAGCCTAAAGAGGAGCTTGCAGATTTTATTGAAATGTACGAAAATAGCTTTATGGAAAAAGAGAAATTATGGGCGATCCTGAAATTCAAAGGCCCGGTCAGGGAAAAGGCGGATAGCGCACTGATTAAAGCTGTCTTTAAATTCATTCTTGATTCAGAAGCCATATTTTGCATAAACATAATCTTTGATTATCTTGCCTTTGCCGGGCTTATGAATAATGACCCAGGCCAATACCGTATTAATTATCCAGGGAGCGTTAACCGGGATAATTGGTCGGTCACCCTTCCCTTAGCTCTCGAAGATTTGTTAAAACATAAATCTTGCGCCGAATTAAAAAGAATGACCCGTAAAAGTGCAAGGTAA
- a CDS encoding tRNA 2-thiocytidine(32) synthetase TtcA has product MPILNGSAYYISKEIGKAIGDYGLISDGDKIAVAVSGGKDSITLLNLLNERRKFAPVNYEIMAIHVDLGYPRSVSNKLKKYFNKIGVNYHIEKNDVLKKTGRSDISCFWCSWNRRKSLFESAARLGFSKVALGHHMDDIIETILMNMFFQGEISAMLPKQELFGGKITLIRPLAYVQECMIKKYTKEFSVEYDKCICPNSAISNRRRMRRIISQLKKACPDIKKNIFRSVRRVKADYLL; this is encoded by the coding sequence ATGCCGATATTAAACGGCTCCGCCTATTATATATCCAAAGAGATTGGTAAGGCCATAGGGGATTACGGGCTCATCTCCGATGGGGATAAAATCGCCGTTGCCGTTTCAGGAGGCAAAGACAGTATTACATTGCTTAATTTATTGAATGAGCGCAGGAAATTCGCCCCGGTTAACTATGAAATCATGGCAATTCACGTGGATTTAGGCTATCCCCGTTCCGTCTCGAATAAACTAAAGAAATATTTTAATAAGATAGGCGTCAATTACCATATAGAAAAGAACGATGTACTGAAGAAAACCGGGCGTTCGGATATCTCTTGTTTCTGGTGTTCCTGGAACAGGAGAAAGTCATTGTTTGAATCGGCAGCCAGGCTTGGGTTTTCAAAAGTGGCCCTGGGACATCATATGGATGACATAATTGAAACGATTTTGATGAACATGTTTTTTCAGGGCGAGATATCAGCTATGCTCCCAAAGCAGGAATTATTCGGAGGCAAGATAACGTTAATACGCCCGCTTGCTTATGTGCAGGAATGCATGATCAAAAAATATACAAAAGAATTTTCTGTTGAATATGATAAATGCATTTGCCCGAATTCTGCAATTTCCAACCGCAGGCGTATGCGTAGGATAATAAGCCAGCTTAAAAAGGCTTGCCCGGATATAAAAAAGAACATATTCAGGAGCGTAAGGAGAGTCAAGGCGGATTATTTGCTTTAA